The following nucleotide sequence is from Deltaproteobacteria bacterium.
TGAAGGTCTTTTTGGAGGACTGAAAGAGGTCCGTGCTTTTGTTCGGGAAGACCCGTTTGTCGGAAGTCGAGTCGGTGGAGTAGGCGGAAAGCGGTGAGAAGCGAACCTCGAAAAGGATTCCATAATCCCTTTTGCCGTATGATCGATCTGCGTGGTACGGAATTTGCTCAAAATGTGATGCAGCGAAAATCTACGGGGTACCCATGGACATCTCAACTGTAGTCGGAATTCTGGGAGCATTCACACTTGTTTTTGTCGCCATTCTCATGGGAGGCGGTCTCGCCTGGTTCGTGGACATCCCTTCGGTGATGATCGTGTTCGGGGGAACCATCGGGGCGACACTGATCAATTATCCCCTGAAAGATCTCCTGGGGATATTCAATGTGACTCGTAATGTTCTGTTTCATTCGCTTCCATCCAGGGAAGCGGTGATCGGTCAGATGGTGGACTTTGCGCAGATTACCAGGCGGGAGGGCATCCTGGCCCTTCAAGGTCAGTCGGACAAGATCGCCGATCCCTTCATGTCAAAGGGGATCACATTGGCCATCGATGGACTCGAGCCGGACATTATTTCCTCCATACTGGAAACCGAGATCGAGTTTATCGAAGAGCGCCATCGGCTTGGGGCGGAGATTTTCACGACCATGGGCAACTATGCGCCGGCCATGGGCATGTTAGGCACTCTGATCGGTTTGGTGCAAATGCTGATGCAAATGGACGACCCCAGCAAAATAGGGCCGGCGATGGCCGTGGCGCTCTTGACCACCTTTTACGGGGTTATATTGTCCAACCTGATCTGTCTGCCTATCGCCGGCAAATTGAGGACCCGCACCCAGGAGGAGATTCTGATCAAGCAACTCATTAGTGAGGGTATCCGTTCGATTCAGGCGGGAGATAATCCCAGGATCGTTGAAAGTAAACTTCATGCATTCGT
It contains:
- a CDS encoding MotA/TolQ/ExbB proton channel family protein, whose amino-acid sequence is MDISTVVGILGAFTLVFVAILMGGGLAWFVDIPSVMIVFGGTIGATLINYPLKDLLGIFNVTRNVLFHSLPSREAVIGQMVDFAQITRREGILALQGQSDKIADPFMSKGITLAIDGLEPDIISSILETEIEFIEERHRLGAEIFTTMGNYAPAMGMLGTLIGLVQMLMQMDDPSKIGPAMAVALLTTFYGVILSNLICLPIAGKLRTRTQEEILIKQLISEGIRSIQAGDNPRIVESKLHAFVPPAERKSAFN